Proteins from one Halovivax limisalsi genomic window:
- a CDS encoding SDR family oxidoreductase encodes MNVLVTGGAGFIGSHIAQALLEAGHHVVVLDSLDPYYDPAIKRHNLEECERIALHRFYTVTGSITDRSLVESVFEEYNVEFVYHEAAQAGVRTSVEDPHKPHEINTTGLLTLLEAADDHDVTRFVNASSSSVYGHDEYLPYDEDHPTTPRSPYGVTKLTAEHYCRVFTELHDLPTVSLRYFTVYGPRMRPNMAITNFTSRCLDGRPPVIYGDGEQTRDFTYVDDVVRANLRLLDTDAADGHVLNVGSTGTITIRELADRVIAETGAAVDPVYDDAKEGDARHTHADVSKARDLIGYEPTTTIREGVSQFVAWYEDNREWYEPLVRAS; translated from the coding sequence ATGAACGTTCTCGTCACCGGCGGCGCGGGATTCATCGGGTCGCACATCGCACAGGCGTTGCTCGAGGCCGGCCACCACGTCGTCGTGCTCGACTCGCTCGACCCGTACTACGATCCGGCCATCAAGCGACACAATCTGGAGGAATGCGAGCGGATCGCACTCCATCGGTTTTACACCGTAACCGGTTCCATCACGGATCGATCCCTCGTCGAATCGGTTTTCGAGGAGTACAACGTCGAGTTCGTCTACCACGAGGCGGCCCAGGCCGGCGTCCGCACGAGCGTCGAGGACCCGCACAAGCCCCACGAGATCAACACGACCGGCCTGCTCACGCTCCTCGAGGCGGCCGACGACCACGACGTCACCCGCTTCGTCAACGCCTCGTCCTCGTCGGTCTACGGCCACGACGAGTACTTGCCCTACGACGAGGACCACCCCACCACGCCACGCAGTCCCTACGGGGTCACCAAACTCACCGCGGAACACTACTGCCGGGTTTTCACCGAGTTGCACGACCTCCCCACGGTCTCGCTGCGCTACTTCACGGTCTACGGCCCGCGCATGCGTCCGAACATGGCGATCACGAACTTCACCAGCCGCTGTCTCGACGGGCGGCCGCCGGTGATCTACGGCGACGGGGAGCAGACGCGGGACTTCACGTACGTCGACGACGTGGTCCGGGCGAACCTCCGCCTTCTCGACACTGACGCCGCAGACGGCCACGTCCTGAACGTCGGCTCGACCGGCACCATCACGATTCGGGAACTCGCCGACCGCGTGATCGCGGAGACCGGCGCGGCCGTCGATCCCGTCTACGACGACGCCAAGGAGGGAGACGCCAGACACACCCACGCCGACGTGTCGAAAGCGCGGGACCTGATCGGTTACGAGCCGACTACGACCATCCGCGAGGGCGTCTCGCAGTTCGTCGCGTGGTACGAGGACAACCGTGAGTGGTACGAACCACTCGTCCGGGCGTCGTGA
- the glmS gene encoding glutamine--fructose-6-phosphate transaminase (isomerizing) encodes MCGIFGYVGDESAGPIVYRGLETLEYRGYDSAGIALREPDEAALSIAKRAGDVSALSVPESETSTCAIGHTRWSTHGPPTDANAHPHTDCRDELAVVHNGIVENHEALAGELADHEFTSETDTEVIPHLLETNLDAEGGRRADGGDLATKRSKRAARSSDDVDTATLRRAVESVTDRLDGSYAVSALHRDADCIVATRSESPLVIGHGESASYLASDVPALVEHTREVTYLEDGDVAVLEAGDVRVYRDGVEIEPEVQRIDWDADAAQKGGYEHFMRKEIHEQPSALRQTLASRVDVPGGTASLDLDLPESFLDSLEEVQFLAMGTSYYAGCYAATLFEELADVRATPIMASEYGYTGGRDPAETLSVAVTQSGETADTLSALREADAAGARTLGVTNTLGSSVTREADDALFIRAGPEIGVAATKTFASQVTTLALLAVAVGRARGTLSAASAREHLEALTSLPGAIQQVLDEEGQVEETARAYADSDAFFFVGRRYGHPVALEGALKLKEIAYDHAEGFAAGELKHGPLALVTEETPVLAVLTDGSNPRETLNNVAEVQARGAPAIGVTGGGLDAGTLDTTFEVPDAGIFEPLVANVYFQLFAYHVADAKGRSIDKPRNLAKSVTVE; translated from the coding sequence ATGTGTGGCATCTTCGGCTACGTCGGCGACGAATCGGCCGGGCCGATCGTCTACCGCGGGCTCGAAACCCTCGAATATCGGGGCTACGACTCGGCCGGCATCGCCCTCCGCGAACCCGACGAAGCCGCGCTGTCGATCGCGAAGCGGGCTGGCGACGTGAGCGCGCTCTCGGTGCCCGAGTCCGAGACCTCGACCTGCGCGATCGGACACACGCGCTGGTCGACCCACGGCCCGCCGACCGACGCCAACGCACATCCCCACACCGACTGCCGGGACGAGCTCGCCGTCGTCCACAACGGGATCGTGGAGAATCACGAGGCGCTGGCCGGCGAGCTGGCCGACCACGAGTTTACGAGCGAGACCGACACCGAAGTGATCCCGCACCTGCTCGAGACGAATCTCGATGCCGAAGGCGGGCGGCGGGCCGACGGCGGCGACCTCGCCACGAAGCGCTCGAAGCGGGCGGCGCGTTCGAGTGACGACGTCGACACCGCGACGCTCCGGCGCGCGGTCGAGTCGGTGACCGACCGCCTCGACGGGAGCTACGCGGTGTCCGCGTTACACCGGGACGCGGACTGCATCGTCGCGACCAGATCGGAGAGTCCGCTGGTGATCGGCCACGGGGAGTCGGCGTCGTACCTCGCGAGCGACGTCCCCGCGCTTGTCGAGCACACCCGCGAGGTGACCTACCTCGAGGACGGTGACGTCGCCGTGCTCGAAGCCGGCGACGTGCGCGTCTATCGCGACGGCGTCGAGATCGAACCCGAGGTCCAGCGGATCGACTGGGACGCCGACGCCGCGCAGAAGGGCGGCTACGAGCACTTCATGCGAAAGGAGATCCACGAACAGCCCTCGGCGCTGCGCCAGACGCTCGCCAGTCGGGTCGACGTCCCCGGCGGGACGGCCTCGCTCGACCTCGACCTCCCGGAGTCGTTTCTCGACTCGCTGGAGGAAGTCCAGTTCCTCGCGATGGGGACGTCCTACTACGCCGGCTGCTACGCCGCGACGCTGTTCGAGGAGCTGGCCGACGTTCGGGCGACGCCGATCATGGCGAGCGAGTACGGCTACACCGGCGGTCGCGATCCGGCGGAGACGCTCTCGGTCGCGGTGACCCAGAGCGGAGAGACGGCCGACACGCTGTCGGCGCTCCGCGAGGCCGACGCCGCGGGGGCGCGCACGCTCGGGGTGACGAACACGCTCGGCAGTTCCGTCACGCGCGAGGCCGACGACGCGCTGTTCATCCGCGCCGGACCGGAGATCGGCGTCGCCGCGACGAAGACGTTCGCCTCGCAGGTGACCACGCTCGCCCTGCTGGCCGTCGCCGTCGGGCGGGCCCGCGGGACGCTCTCGGCCGCGAGCGCTCGCGAGCACCTCGAGGCCCTGACGTCGCTCCCCGGCGCGATCCAGCAGGTCCTCGACGAGGAGGGCCAAGTCGAGGAGACGGCCCGCGCGTACGCCGACTCGGACGCGTTCTTCTTCGTCGGCCGCCGGTACGGCCACCCGGTCGCCCTCGAGGGCGCGCTGAAGCTCAAGGAGATCGCCTACGACCACGCCGAGGGCTTCGCCGCGGGCGAACTCAAGCACGGTCCGCTGGCGCTCGTCACCGAGGAGACGCCGGTGCTGGCCGTGCTGACCGACGGGTCGAACCCCCGCGAGACGCTGAACAACGTCGCGGAGGTCCAGGCCCGCGGCGCGCCGGCGATCGGCGTCACGGGCGGCGGGCTCGACGCCGGCACGCTCGATACGACCTTCGAGGTGCCGGACGCGGGCATCTTCGAGCCGCTGGTCGCGAACGTCTACTTCCAGCTGTTCGCCTACCACGTCGCCGACGCGAAGGGCCGGTCGATCGACAAGCCGCGGAACCTGGCGAAAAGTGTCACGGTGGAGTGA
- a CDS encoding sugar phosphate nucleotidyltransferase, whose amino-acid sequence MSVSPIPAVVLAAGEGRRLAPLTHRRPKPMLPVANRPLLEYVVSALVEAGVDRIVLVVGHRQERIRTHFRDGDDWDVRIEYVEQSTRLGTAHAVAQVEPVVDGPFLVLNGDRIVDPALIADVRDRLLESGSPVVSVTPSKQPTRYGVVELDDGRVVSIQEKPHDVGDSALINAGVYGFGGDVFEAIRETPQEGGELAITTTLASYADADGISAVEYRGTWLDVTHLWDLLYVTEATIDGGRTAETASVHDRASVAADVVLGENVRVDANATVGGATALGANVTIGANAVVSNAVVLPDAVIEPGAVVNEAIVGESAHVGANATIAGGETSVIVDDTVHEGVDFGGVIGDTARLGGGVTVVPGAIVGDGATVEDGASVAGRLETDAVVRRG is encoded by the coding sequence ATGTCCGTCTCCCCCATCCCCGCGGTCGTGCTGGCTGCGGGCGAAGGTCGGCGGCTCGCGCCGCTGACCCACCGCCGCCCGAAGCCGATGCTCCCCGTGGCCAACCGGCCGCTGCTCGAGTACGTCGTCTCGGCGCTGGTCGAGGCCGGCGTCGATCGGATCGTCCTCGTCGTCGGTCACCGTCAGGAGCGCATCCGGACGCACTTTCGCGACGGCGACGACTGGGACGTTCGCATCGAGTACGTCGAGCAGTCGACCCGCCTGGGAACCGCCCACGCCGTCGCCCAGGTCGAGCCCGTCGTCGACGGTCCGTTCCTCGTGTTAAACGGCGACCGGATCGTCGATCCGGCCCTGATCGCGGACGTCCGCGATCGCCTGCTCGAATCCGGCTCGCCGGTCGTCAGCGTGACGCCGTCGAAACAGCCGACACGGTACGGCGTCGTCGAACTCGACGACGGCCGCGTCGTCTCGATCCAGGAGAAACCCCACGACGTCGGCGACTCGGCGCTGATCAACGCCGGCGTCTACGGCTTCGGCGGCGACGTCTTCGAGGCGATCAGGGAGACGCCGCAGGAAGGCGGCGAACTCGCCATCACCACGACGCTCGCGTCCTACGCCGACGCCGACGGAATCTCGGCGGTCGAGTACCGCGGCACGTGGCTGGACGTGACCCACCTCTGGGACCTGCTGTACGTCACCGAGGCGACGATCGACGGCGGCCGGACCGCCGAGACGGCGAGCGTCCACGACCGGGCGAGCGTCGCTGCCGACGTCGTCCTCGGCGAGAACGTTCGCGTCGACGCGAACGCGACCGTCGGCGGCGCGACGGCGCTGGGCGCGAACGTCACGATCGGCGCCAACGCGGTCGTCTCGAACGCGGTCGTCCTCCCGGACGCGGTGATCGAACCCGGCGCCGTCGTGAACGAGGCCATCGTCGGCGAGAGCGCCCACGTCGGCGCGAACGCGACCATCGCCGGCGGCGAGACGAGCGTGATCGTCGACGACACCGTCCACGAGGGCGTCGATTTCGGCGGCGTGATCGGCGATACGGCCCGCCTCGGCGGCGGCGTCACCGTCGTACCGGGCGCGATCGTCGGCGACGGCGCCACGGTCGAGGACGGCGCCAGCGTCGCCGGACGGCTCGAGACCGACGCGGTCGTCCGGAGGGGGTAA
- the glmU gene encoding bifunctional sugar-1-phosphate nucleotidylyltransferase/acetyltransferase has protein sequence MQTVVLAAGQGTRMRPLTDRRPKPMLPVADRPLVAHTVDAAIAAGATRIVLVVGYESDPIVDYFGETYGGVPIEYVHQEAQAGTADAVRTAAPALAAEPFVVLNGDALFADGDLAPLYDGGPAICSVRVDDPTQYGVLDVEDGVVTGIVEKPTDPPSNRINAGAYHFPAAALEWLDVPESERGEHELTDVLERTIDHVDVRPVTLSRWLDVGRPWELLEANEWKIASLVEAAADAERDGAGAEEVHFAGTDRSFAGTVSDDATIEGPVVVEAGATVREGVTIEGPALIRSGATVGPNAYVRGTTLVGENASVGHAVEVKNSVLMAGAAVNHLSYVGDSVLGRDVNFGAGTVVANLRHDDESVELTVKGERVSTGRRKFGVVLGDEAKTGIDTNINAGVTLSTGATTKPGESVTRDR, from the coding sequence ATGCAAACCGTCGTCCTCGCCGCCGGTCAGGGTACCCGAATGCGGCCGTTGACCGATCGTCGCCCGAAGCCGATGCTCCCCGTCGCGGACCGGCCGCTGGTCGCCCACACCGTCGACGCCGCGATCGCGGCCGGCGCCACGCGGATCGTCCTCGTGGTCGGCTACGAGTCCGACCCGATCGTCGACTACTTCGGGGAGACGTACGGGGGCGTGCCGATCGAGTACGTTCACCAGGAGGCCCAGGCGGGGACGGCCGACGCGGTCAGGACCGCCGCGCCGGCGCTCGCGGCCGAGCCCTTCGTCGTCCTCAACGGCGACGCGCTGTTCGCGGACGGCGATCTCGCCCCGCTCTACGACGGCGGACCGGCGATCTGCAGCGTTCGCGTCGACGACCCGACCCAGTACGGCGTCCTCGACGTCGAGGACGGCGTCGTCACCGGGATCGTCGAGAAGCCGACCGACCCGCCGTCGAATCGCATCAACGCCGGAGCGTACCACTTCCCCGCGGCCGCGCTCGAGTGGCTCGACGTCCCCGAGAGCGAGCGCGGCGAGCACGAGCTCACCGACGTCCTCGAACGCACCATCGACCACGTCGACGTGCGCCCCGTCACCCTCTCGCGCTGGCTCGACGTGGGTCGACCGTGGGAACTGCTCGAAGCCAACGAGTGGAAGATCGCGTCGCTCGTCGAAGCGGCGGCAGACGCCGAACGCGATGGCGCAGGTGCGGAGGAGGTCCACTTCGCGGGCACCGATCGATCGTTCGCGGGGACGGTGAGCGACGACGCGACGATCGAGGGACCCGTCGTGGTCGAGGCGGGCGCGACGGTCCGCGAGGGCGTCACGATCGAGGGACCGGCGCTGATCCGATCGGGTGCGACCGTCGGCCCGAACGCCTACGTTCGCGGGACGACGCTCGTCGGCGAGAACGCGAGCGTCGGCCACGCCGTCGAGGTGAAAAACAGCGTCCTGATGGCCGGCGCCGCGGTGAATCACCTCTCGTACGTCGGCGACTCGGTCCTCGGGCGCGACGTCAACTTCGGTGCAGGGACGGTGGTGGCGAACCTCCGCCACGACGACGAATCCGTCGAACTCACCGTCAAGGGCGAGCGCGTCTCGACCGGCCGCCGGAAGTTCGGCGTCGTCCTCGGCGACGAGGCCAAGACGGGAATCGATACCAACATCAACGCCGGCGTGACGCTCTCGACGGGCGCGACGACGAAACCCGGCGAGTCGGTCACACGCGATCGATAG
- the glmM gene encoding phosphoglucosamine mutase — protein MSLFGTSGVRGPVGEAVTAELALSIGRAVGAEADRVVVGRDARESGEPLADALTAGLRESGTDVIDVGVATTPTIARSVPWREADRGVAITASHNPPADNGIKLWDETGKALDRDRLDAIERRIDAENYHLTDWAGIGSIREWPDATDRHVEAIVDAVAIDDPPSVVVDVGNGTGAIAARALRELGCHVETLNALPDGRFPARPSEPTPENCRTLTDVVAATDADLGVAHDGDADRLLAVTEDGTALDGDVLLALFGRDAVERSAEAGRRQEDRAADGPLVAAPVNTSLAVDDALDDVGAALTRTRVGDGYVAERAADPAVVFGGEPSGAWIWPDETPCPDGPLAACRLAGLVSRDGPLSSLAAEIPSYPIHRTAVGTDAKGAVMQELSARIADGAGPGPVESTDDRDGLRVDLGDAWYLVRASGTQPLVRVTAQARAESRAREVFDAARDLVESASEAVD, from the coding sequence ATGTCACTCTTCGGAACCAGCGGCGTTCGCGGTCCCGTCGGCGAGGCGGTCACGGCCGAGCTGGCGCTCTCGATCGGTCGCGCCGTCGGCGCCGAGGCCGACCGCGTCGTCGTCGGACGCGACGCCCGGGAGAGCGGCGAACCCCTCGCGGACGCGCTCACCGCCGGCCTTCGCGAGTCCGGGACGGACGTGATCGACGTCGGCGTGGCGACGACGCCGACGATCGCGCGGAGCGTCCCCTGGCGCGAGGCCGACCGCGGCGTGGCGATCACCGCCTCGCACAACCCGCCGGCCGACAACGGCATCAAGCTCTGGGACGAGACGGGCAAGGCGCTCGACCGCGATCGCCTCGACGCGATCGAGCGGCGGATCGATGCGGAGAACTATCACCTCACCGACTGGGCCGGGATCGGGTCGATCAGGGAGTGGCCCGACGCGACGGATCGACACGTCGAGGCGATCGTCGACGCCGTAGCGATCGACGACCCGCCGTCGGTCGTGGTCGACGTCGGCAACGGCACCGGCGCCATTGCCGCCCGCGCCCTCCGCGAGCTGGGCTGTCACGTCGAGACGCTGAACGCGCTTCCCGACGGTCGGTTTCCCGCCCGTCCGAGCGAACCGACTCCCGAGAACTGCCGGACGCTCACCGACGTCGTGGCGGCGACCGACGCCGATCTGGGCGTGGCCCACGACGGCGACGCCGATCGGCTGCTCGCCGTCACCGAGGACGGAACGGCGCTCGACGGGGACGTCCTCCTCGCGCTGTTCGGCCGGGACGCCGTGGAGCGATCGGCCGAAGCGGGACGGCGGCAGGAGGATCGGGCCGCCGACGGGCCGCTCGTCGCGGCGCCGGTCAACACGAGCCTGGCCGTCGACGACGCGCTGGACGACGTCGGTGCCGCACTCACCCGAACGCGCGTGGGGGACGGTTACGTCGCCGAACGCGCGGCGGACCCGGCCGTCGTCTTCGGTGGCGAGCCCTCGGGCGCGTGGATCTGGCCCGACGAGACGCCGTGTCCGGACGGGCCACTGGCGGCCTGTCGCCTCGCCGGCCTGGTCTCGCGAGACGGTCCGCTGTCCAGCCTCGCCGCGGAGATTCCGTCGTACCCGATCCACCGGACGGCCGTCGGGACCGACGCGAAAGGCGCGGTCATGCAGGAACTTTCCGCCCGGATCGCCGACGGGGCCGGGCCGGGACCGGTCGAGTCGACCGACGATCGCGACGGACTCCGCGTGGACCTGGGCGACGCCTGGTACCTCGTCCGCGCCAGCGGGACCCAGCCGCTCGTCCGCGTCACCGCCCAGGCGAGGGCGGAATCCCGTGCGAGGGAGGTCTTCGACGCGGCGCGCGACCTCGTCGAGTCCGCCAGCGAAGCCGTCGACTAG
- the aglF gene encoding UTP--glucose-1-phosphate uridylyltransferase AglF, with amino-acid sequence MQAVVLAAGKGTRLEPLTEDTPKALVEIDGKPIVEDVFDNLIAIGATELVVVVGHLKEQIIERYDDEYRGVPITYAHQREQLGLAHAILQAEPHVDDDFMLMLGDNVFRGNLGDVVNRQQEDRADAAFLVEEVPWEEASRYGVLDTNEYGEVVEVVEKPDDPPSNLVMTGFYTFTPAIFHACHLVQPSDRGEYELPDAIDLLIQSGRTIDALRLDGWRVDVGYPEDRDRAEELILEEAEPAEAAE; translated from the coding sequence ATGCAAGCTGTCGTGCTCGCGGCCGGGAAGGGGACTCGGCTCGAACCCCTGACCGAGGACACCCCCAAAGCCCTCGTCGAAATCGACGGGAAGCCCATCGTCGAGGACGTCTTCGACAACCTCATCGCCATCGGCGCGACGGAACTCGTCGTCGTCGTCGGCCACCTCAAAGAGCAGATCATCGAGCGCTACGACGACGAGTACCGCGGCGTCCCCATCACCTACGCCCACCAGCGCGAGCAGCTGGGGCTGGCCCACGCCATCCTCCAGGCCGAACCGCACGTCGACGACGACTTCATGCTGATGCTCGGCGACAACGTCTTCCGGGGCAACCTCGGCGACGTCGTCAACCGCCAGCAGGAGGACCGCGCCGACGCCGCCTTCCTCGTCGAGGAGGTGCCGTGGGAGGAGGCCTCCCGATACGGCGTGCTCGACACGAACGAGTACGGCGAGGTCGTCGAGGTCGTGGAGAAACCGGACGATCCGCCGTCGAACCTCGTCATGACCGGGTTCTACACCTTCACGCCCGCGATCTTCCACGCCTGCCACCTCGTCCAGCCCTCCGACCGCGGCGAGTACGAACTCCCGGACGCCATCGACCTGCTCATCCAGTCCGGACGAACCATCGACGCCCTCCGGCTTGACGGCTGGCGCGTCGACGTCGGCTACCCGGAGGATCGCGACCGCGCCGAGGAGTTGATTCTCGAGGAGGCCGAGCCGGCTGAAGCGGCGGAGTGA
- a CDS encoding antitoxin VapB family protein, whose protein sequence is MSKNIAISDDVYERLKREKGDRSFSEVIEDRLEDGGRLSDVVGAGALDHEAISAASDEIERLSRGTRSRLDDENL, encoded by the coding sequence GTGAGCAAGAACATCGCCATTTCCGACGACGTCTACGAGCGACTGAAACGCGAAAAAGGGGACAGAAGTTTCAGCGAAGTAATCGAAGACAGGCTCGAAGATGGGGGACGACTGTCCGATGTCGTGGGAGCCGGAGCCCTCGATCACGAGGCCATATCTGCGGCGTCCGACGAAATCGAACGGCTGAGTCGCGGAACCCGATCGAGGTTGGACGATGAAAATCTGTGA
- a CDS encoding type II toxin-antitoxin system VapC family toxin gives MKICDTSVLVDIDRGGSEIERQVEKLDDEGPHAVSTVTVTELRLGVHLSDSDLENRITKLDRLLSRFELVDVSRPVAVAAADIIATLKEQGRSLNDLHDVYIGATARVEQLPVLTANVSHFQRIEDVTAVDWNEY, from the coding sequence ATGAAAATCTGTGACACGTCTGTCCTCGTCGATATCGACCGGGGCGGCAGTGAGATCGAACGCCAAGTGGAGAAGCTAGACGACGAAGGTCCACATGCGGTTAGTACCGTGACTGTAACGGAACTCCGACTCGGTGTTCACCTGTCGGATTCCGATTTGGAGAACCGAATAACGAAGCTCGATCGGTTGCTCTCGCGGTTCGAACTCGTCGACGTTTCGCGCCCGGTGGCGGTCGCGGCAGCCGATATCATCGCGACGCTCAAAGAGCAGGGACGATCTCTGAACGACCTTCACGACGTATATATCGGTGCTACTGCACGGGTCGAACAGCTGCCTGTGCTGACAGCAAACGTCTCTCACTTCCAGCGCATCGAAGACGTCACCGCTGTAGACTGGAACGAGTACTGA
- a CDS encoding UDP-glucose dehydrogenase family protein: protein MYVSIVGSGYVGTTVAACLADMGHEVVNVDIDDEIVEAINAGESPIHEPGLAPLIEEHAGGRLRATTDYDAVTDTELTLLCLPTPQNEDGSLDLGPMRAASESLGEALAEGRSEASGDGAAGESAGSEHLVVVKSTVLPGTTEDVVGPIVADASGMTIGEDLELVMNPEFLRMGTAVADFQEPDKVVVGATSEDASATLRELYAPILDREGTDYVETDVRSAELIKYANNAFLASKVSLVNELGNIAKAYDADAYEVLDAVGLDDRISERFTRSGLGWGGSCFPKDVNAIRAGAREQGYDPELLDAVVSVNDGQPNRLVSLLADHVDLDGATVAVLGLSFKPHTDDIRKSRALIVIDRLRERGADVVAHDPVAIGTVREYYAEHGDESGPGPLTFAATVESALDGADGAVVATAWPEYDDLPVEAMDRRILVDGRRIDVDRDRLDVYEGLTW from the coding sequence ATGTACGTCTCCATCGTCGGCAGCGGCTACGTCGGGACGACCGTCGCGGCCTGCCTCGCCGATATGGGCCACGAGGTCGTCAACGTCGACATCGACGACGAAATCGTCGAAGCGATCAACGCGGGCGAGTCCCCGATCCACGAACCCGGCCTGGCGCCGCTGATCGAGGAACACGCCGGCGGTCGCCTCCGTGCGACGACTGACTACGACGCCGTCACGGACACGGAACTCACGCTGCTCTGTCTCCCGACGCCGCAGAACGAGGACGGAAGTCTAGACCTCGGACCGATGCGTGCGGCGAGCGAATCGCTTGGCGAGGCGCTGGCCGAAGGCCGGTCCGAAGCGAGTGGCGACGGGGCGGCCGGCGAATCCGCCGGATCCGAGCACCTCGTCGTCGTCAAGAGCACGGTCCTGCCGGGAACCACCGAGGACGTCGTCGGCCCGATCGTGGCCGACGCGTCCGGGATGACGATCGGCGAGGACCTCGAACTCGTGATGAACCCCGAGTTCCTCCGGATGGGGACCGCGGTGGCCGACTTTCAGGAGCCCGACAAGGTCGTCGTCGGCGCGACGAGCGAGGACGCGTCGGCCACGCTGCGAGAGCTCTACGCCCCCATCCTCGACCGCGAGGGGACGGACTACGTCGAGACGGACGTCCGCTCGGCCGAACTCATCAAGTACGCCAACAACGCCTTCCTCGCCTCGAAGGTCTCGCTGGTCAACGAACTGGGTAACATCGCGAAGGCCTACGACGCGGACGCCTACGAGGTGCTCGATGCGGTGGGCCTCGACGATCGCATCTCCGAGCGCTTCACGCGATCGGGGCTTGGCTGGGGTGGATCCTGTTTTCCGAAGGACGTCAACGCGATCCGGGCCGGGGCGCGCGAGCAGGGCTACGATCCGGAACTGCTCGACGCCGTCGTCTCGGTCAACGACGGCCAGCCGAACCGGCTCGTCTCGCTGCTCGCCGACCACGTCGATCTCGACGGTGCGACGGTCGCCGTCCTCGGTTTATCGTTCAAGCCCCACACCGACGACATCCGGAAGTCCCGCGCGCTGATCGTGATCGATCGACTTCGCGAGCGCGGCGCCGACGTCGTCGCCCACGATCCCGTCGCGATCGGGACCGTCCGCGAGTACTACGCCGAGCACGGCGACGAGTCCGGACCGGGCCCGCTTACCTTTGCAGCGACCGTCGAGAGTGCACTCGACGGTGCGGACGGCGCCGTCGTCGCGACCGCCTGGCCCGAGTACGACGACCTGCCGGTCGAGGCGATGGATCGGCGGATTCTCGTCGACGGCCGCCGAATCGACGTCGATCGCGACCGGCTAGACGTCTACGAAGGGCTGACGTGGTGA
- a CDS encoding methylated-DNA--[protein]-cysteine S-methyltransferase has product MHVQTDVDGRSTTFEIDEALVDAPPVAIRRQVSEYARGDRRRFDLEIELPDGFLGEVMAAMTEIPYGETRTYGDLAATLDTAPVAVGQACGRNPVPILVPCHRVVAGDGGLRGYSANGGVETKRRLLDLEARVVGDPVQRELPTNE; this is encoded by the coding sequence ATGCACGTCCAAACCGACGTCGATGGCCGTAGTACGACGTTCGAGATCGACGAGGCGCTGGTCGACGCGCCCCCGGTTGCCATCCGCCGGCAGGTGAGCGAGTATGCCCGCGGCGACCGACGGCGATTCGATCTCGAGATAGAACTTCCGGACGGCTTTCTGGGCGAGGTGATGGCGGCGATGACGGAGATCCCCTACGGCGAGACGCGGACGTACGGCGACCTCGCGGCCACCCTCGATACCGCGCCCGTCGCCGTCGGCCAGGCCTGCGGTCGGAACCCCGTCCCGATACTCGTCCCCTGCCATCGCGTCGTGGCGGGCGACGGCGGACTCCGCGGTTACTCCGCGAACGGCGGCGTCGAGACGAAGCGTCGGTTGCTCGACCTCGAAGCCCGAGTCGTCGGCGATCCGGTGCAGCGCGAGCTGCCGACGAACGAGTGA